The DNA window CCTTTTAGACAACAAGACGTGAGTATatctttttaaaaatcatattcgtaaaatatatgtttatacccgttactcgtacagtaaaagggtatacaagattcgttaaaaagtatgtagccggcagaaggaagcgttttcaACCATATAAATAGCCGATCActagtcgagtcgatctggccaaaTATCCGTACAAACGCCTCGATTTCAGAAAGTATagaagctagaaagttaagattaagctGGTATGTAGATTTTAGAGACAGACACTTTTAAACCGaaactgccacgcccgcaCTACCAATAATAGACCAGACTATCTAGATTAGTTTAGAACTTAATTTACCCAACAAACTAGAAAAGCTCCATAAAAACGATTTACCCAATCTAATAGACACATCACTCCGAAcccataaaaacaaaaaacatcaTCAGAATCATACCGAAATCTGTACGAACCCCCAAAAACCCGGTTCAAAAATTAACTCCACAATAACATTCGCCATCCCAACGGAAACAAGCATTTTGAAATACGGGATACTGCCCCTATATTCACCTTAGAAACAATCGCTATCCTAGAAGCAATTGAACTTACGAAAACCCACAAAACCAAATTCATTATCTGTTTCGACTCCTTATCAGCAACAGACTCAATTACCTATTACCCAAACAGATTAGGACAAAAACAATACGCTAcctaaattaaaacaagagagagagTGCTATTGTCGTGttccgactatctgataccccaAAAATTGAAACACTAACAGtatttggcagtttgtggccGGTAGAGCAGGCGTggctaaaagttttttggcaaatcgatagaaatatactagactaataaaaaatttcaaaacatttctcaaaagaaTGGGCGTGCCAGTTTTaggaggtttgtgggcgttagagtgcgcgtggcaacatgggttaacaaacttgcgctgcgtttatgtctctggagtctgcatgcttaatctcgaatttctagcttttatagttcttgagatctcgacgttcatacggacagacggacggacagccGGACCAGCCAGATCGATTTGGCTATTGAtcgtcggaaacgcttccttctggctgttacatactttttaacgaatctggtatacccttttactctacgagtaatgggtataataACTCACCAACACTACATAAGCCCAAATTCTATACCAAAATGTCCGTTTTGCCAAATTGATATTTCAATAAGCCATATATTTCACACGTGCCCATCCAtcatacaaaaaacaagccTGACCCAGATAACATACAAAAAATCTAACTTTTTctcaaaaaaacagaattataCCATAAATTCTAAAAATAAGACAAATGTACATAATAAGCACAAAAATCATTTATCCAATTACCCAATATGATAAGGATACAATGCAATTGTTAACCaatatacttgtatatttctatcgatttgccaaataactttttgccgcAGCCCACTCTAATGTCCataaaccgccaaaaactgtcaaagtttaaatttctccttcgcactatCACCAGCTGactaacgggtatcagatagtcggggaacatGACTATAGGATTCTCGTATTCCaagcgtttaaaaaaaaaacccagatCGAGCTATGTTAAAACCTTTTCGGAATTAtcaacaaattcaattttacttattatcaattttttttttgataagaCTTCCTATATAAGGTGTACAAAACCATTGAAAAGCCTCCTGTGCGTCTCAGTCTATTTAATTATCCCGAGCAAGCATGGGATCGATCGTTGCTACAGCAGCCATTCTTTTAGTCTGCGTTCTTTTAAACGAAGCTTGCAACCATTGTGTTCCCATGGAAGGGTGTTTAATCCTGAAAAAAATAACAGTGTGCAAAAACAATGAAGTCTATTGTGACGTTACCGTAGGGGtgcatatattttgttgtgcgcAGATCTAGTCTTAATATTTGATAATTCGCAGATGATTCATAGCCCAGTAGGAACGCATGGACAACCGGATTCTTGGTCTGAAGAGGAGCGAGTACCCATTATGTATTGGCCACCCAAAGCATATTTTGCTCAGCAAAACAATATCCCCCCGAAAGCTGACATACCTATTGCTGCAGTGGCCCCATCTGGGAACAATGTTCCCACAGAAATCTGTGTTCCCATGGACCAGTGCCTAATCcggaaaaatgtaaatgtgtgCCAATACAATCAAGTCTGTTGTGAAGTTCTCATAGAggttaatatattttgataagaCGCCCTGTGCGCAGATTTCCACTTAATATTTGATTGTTCGCAGAATcctaattacatttttaccttttttcaGTCATCATTCTCGGAAGAGGAGGCACCGAGCAATATTCCCTTCAAAGCTAATATTCCGCCCACAGTATTGGTCCCAACTGCTCCCCAAAACAATACTTCCATAGAAGATGGCATACCCACTACGTATTGGCCACCCAAAGCATTCCCCCAAAACAATGTTTCAATAGAAGCATTGACCCCAAAAGACTTCGAGCCTAAAACAAATGATGATGGAGACGATAAGCAGCCAAAGCCTGGTCAATATCCCTGGGTGGTAGCCATCATTTACAAAGGAGTTTACTGGGCGGGCGGATCCCTTATTCACCCAAAAGTGGTCCTAACAGCAGCTCACATCACGCTGAACATAGTCGCTAATGAAACTGTTGTTAGGGCCGGCGAGTTTGACATGAACTCCACAAATGAACCCTTTCAACATGAGGAGCGTAATGTGGAGAGGTTTTTAAGACATGAAGGATTCGTTTATGAGACAGGTGCCAATGACTTGGCGCTTATTTTCGTAAAAACGTCGTTCGAATTAAAGGACCACATTGGAGTTATTTCGCTGCCAAACCCGCAAACGTCGTTCGAGGGACGTCGCTGCACGGCAGTCGGTTGGGAAAAGGAGAGCTCCCAGCAACGAAACTTTGCGGGAATCATGAGGCAAGTTGAGTTACCCATTGTGGACAGGGCGACATGCGAGGATCAGtttaaaaaaaccaaaatgggCAGAAACTTTCATCTTGCTCAGAGCCTGATTTGCGCTGGAGGTGAACGGGACCGGGATATCTGCTTTGGCAGTGGAGGTTCTGCATTGTTCTGCCCCCTCGGAGGAGATACTCCACATGCCTATGTACAGGTTGGGATCGTAGTCTGGGGCATGGAGTGTGGAATAAACGACATCCCGGGAACCTATACAAATGTGGCAACGTTCAAAAGTTGGATTGATCAAAGGCTGATATTCGTTGGCTAAGGCTATAAGACCagtttatgtataaatatacaaaaatatctgaacattttccaaaagtgtgggtcTGGAAGTtttgggaggtttgtgggcgtggcaacatgggtcaaaGTCTGCCTAATatcaacattctagcttttgtagttctgagatctcgacgttcataagGACAGGCGGGCATGGCCAGTTTGACTCCAAGAGTATATActtatactttatatattcGCAAACgcttacttttcaacgaatctaatatACACTTTTACCTCAacgagtaactggtataaacattaaattataCCCCTTATCTTAGTCGCGGCACTCGACCATATCGCTCGATGTTTTTATAAACCTTCAAGTAtttacagaaaaaaattaaaataaataataaataaatataatataaatatttatatatataatataatataaatatataaataataagtcCACATTAACACCTCGATACGCCTCTCCCGAATCCcgaaataaaaaccaaaaaagaaatgggCATTTTACTCAGCGATAAGGAATGCACCCTAAGctcaaaattatttatatacatgagtatatattttagattattatttctttttatatatttgtattttccccttattgtaaaaaacaaaagctcgTTTGATATAATGCAATTGTATTATGTTTTATACCCGTTAAACgcagagtaaaagggtatactagataaGTTGAAAAGAATGTTACAGCTAGAAGGAAGCTTATTAGATCCTATAAAGAACATGGGAATATAAACCTTATAAGAATCACCAGCGGAATCAATTTGGTCATGTGCGTACGTCAGTCCGTATCAACGGTGGGATCTCGGGAACTATACAAGTTCCAGATTTTACATATGGGACATGTGAAAATTGTCACTCCAGATATGTTTTGatactttttaatattatttgtttggcttgcCAATTTCCATTGATATGACCCCTCTAACGttcacaaaccgccaaagacggtcacaattttaaatatttttattttatacactTCTTGCGTATTTTAatagatatttaaaaatgttctcCCTCGTTAGGAAACGGGAATCTGAAAGTCGAGGGACTTGACTTACAGTTCTCTCTCGTTTCTTTGGAAAAAACCACATAATACGAATACATCTTTGACGGCTGATAAGCTTTAGCAATcagcatataaatataatgaaaCCCACGGCTTGCCATTCACTCCATCTGTCGCAAACATGGGGCATTGCTGGGCAATCGGAACTCTACTCTTAGCAAGCCTCCTTATGGGCAATGCCTGTAGGCATTTCTGCGTTTCTGAAAACCTTTGTTTGTATGAGGAACCAATTTTTGATTACCGCTCAAGTAATTGCGGATCTAATCAAGTTTGTTGTGCAGTTTTGCGAGAGGTAAgctaataaaatgtttttctttaagaTTAATTGTAAACAACCGTTGACTATCTGCAGAATTTTTATGAAGTGCAAAAGCCTGGTAGTCCGATTTCAATTAAACCAAATGGCCCCAAAGATAATGAGGCAGtaacaaatattaatcataAACAACCATCGACTTCACGCGGACCCGCCGAGAAACGACCAAATATTAACACGAGAATCTCATTTAACCAAGGAGAACAGGTTTTAATAAATGATAAACGCTGGAAGCAAGCAGAAAATCGACCCAATGATAACACAGCAAACCACTTTATCCAAGGAGGACAAACACCAGTAACCAGCACAAATCTTCCGATTGCGTCACAAGGACTAGGAATCCAACACTACGGTGGATATTCAACAGCCAATGTTAAACCCTTTACGGAAGTGGAAAATCGCTCCAGTGCTTACACGCCAAACAACCTTTTCCCAGGTGAACAAACACCAGTAACCGACACAAATCTTCCAGTTGCGTCACAAGGACTAGGAAACAACCACTACGGAGGGTATCCTACAACCAACGTTGGAAATCTACAGTCATTGTCTACAGATTGCGGCATGAGCAACCCAAATGGCTTGCAAATTACAGAAGAAGTTACCTTGGACCAAGCACGACCAGCACAGTATCCCTGGGCTGTTGCTCTTTTCCACAAAGGACAGTACTTGGCTGGCGGATCCCTGATTACACCAGATATCGTTCTAACAGTAGCTCACAGGTTGGTGGCAGTCAAAAACAGCCTTTTGGCCAGGGCCGGCGACTGGGACTTGAATTCCGATCAAGAGTCATTTGTGTCTGAGCAGCGCGAAGTGGTAAGGACAGTGATCCATGAAGGATTTATTTTCTCAACAGGTGCCAACAACTTGGCGCTTCTCTTCCTAAAATCGCCCTTCAAACTAAGTGACCACATTAGAACTATTTGTTTACCTTCACCAAGTAAATCGTTTGAAGGACGGCGTTGCACGGTGGCCGGttggggaaaaataaaattcgaGGATCAAACATATTCGAGCGTTCTGAAGGCAGTTGAGGTGCCCATAGTAAACCGTGCCAACTGCGAAAAACAATTGAGGAAAACCAGGTTGGGCGTAAACTATCGGCTCCCGGAAAACATCATTTGCGCCGGAGGAGAGATCGGCCGCGATTCCTGCACCGGGGATGGAGGATCGGCCCTGTTCTGTGAAACCGGAGAGGAAAACTCCGGTATCTACGAGCAGGCTGGTATAGTAAACTTTGGCATTGGTTGCGCCCAGGGCAACATTCCGGCAACATATACTGAGGTGTCCAAGTTCTTTTATTGGATTAAAGAGAAGACACTGCCTTTTAATTATAGGAGTGCATAGTCATAGAGGActaattgatttaataaataataaaagcaatcTAAAGCTGATGAACAAATTGTATTTGTCAAACCTCAGTGGCCTAATAAGCAAGACAAATGAACTAATTTACTTCATTGTTAGttgaatatacatacaacTAGGCAGAAATAGTGGATGTTTCGATAAGACATAAATTTTTAGAACAACGTTATCGTAATAAGCACTATTTATCTTACTCTTTGATGTCACGAAGTTTCTCCTCCAGCAAAGCCATTCTCCTTCTCATGATATGAATGCACTCCTTCTTTTCATCCAGTTGATGCTGGTACCAGTCCCTTACCTGGCGGTACTTGGCTTCTCTGCTCTCCGCCAGCACCACTTCCTGGATGAGCTGCTCCTTTTCCTCCTGCAGTTTCCGCCTGATACGCTGCTCCGAGATCAGTTGCTTTTGCAGGTAGGATTGTTCCATGTAGGCGGTAGAGAGCAGTCGTTTTGTGTTGTTAGACATCTTCTCCAGGTCATCGTACTGTAAATAAaggaatatttatatgaattttATCATTATTAAATTGTAGTGGAATAGTGAAAGAATTTTCCTAAAATAAGTACCCCACAAAATAAAGGAATACTTCCTTGTTGTGTTATGGATTAATCCAACTTACCTTCTGTGAGCGCTGGTCCAAATCGGTTTGTAATCGAATTTTCTCCGTTGTAAGGTCACGGACGGAGTTCACGAGAGATTCGCAGGAGGACCTTACTTGGTCAATGCTCATCGTTGATTGCTTCAACTTGATTTGAAGTTCCCTGTTCCTCTTTTCCTCCACTCGCACCAAAGTGCCATATACGTGCAGTTGATTTTTGGTCTTCATAGACTGAAAAGTGGTAAAATTATTCTATAATTAGCATACAAAATTGATAAAACCGTCAATACTAACGTTATCCTGAAGGCGTTGCACCATATCTTGGAGTTCACGAACCTCCTTTCGCCGTTGGCGCCACGAGTGCAACATTACTATGGTGAATACCTTCAGGCTGGCAACCGTTTTCCTGTGGGTGCACAGTTGCGGTGTGGATACCATCAACTGTTGCTGATCCTCTGAGGCTTCCGCTATTGGCCAAGAGCTACTGTAAACACCCTGCCTATCCATTAACTTACACAACTGAGTGTTAaaaagtgttaaaaaaaaacttaaattttcttGTATAGCGTTTGCGTTTGCTATagcaaattataaaatatacaaagaTTGGCCTTACATTCCCTACTGGATATTTTGGCAATTTAGAAAAAGACTGTAAATATCATGACGTTTTAAACAACGCTACCTCAGTTTACAAAAGTTAAATCTTTTGCTTGTCTTCGTTTTTTCGCAACAAATACGAGGAATCGGACAAGGACATCAGGGGTTAACTGACGATTTGCACGCACACTCGAATGGTTCTCAAGGACTTTCTGGTTGGCATACTTTGTCGAAATGAAAATACCCCCTActacattattttatttatttattaaactaaATACTTGGAAAGCTtgttacttttattatttaagtaaaaatattaatggaTTTAAAAAATAGGAATTATGAGTTCAATAACTTATGAATCGAGGCAGATAAGTTAGATTAGTCAAGAGTATTTAAATGAAGTATTTGCACAGATGACCTACAACTGTGTCGTTatcaatacatttttgattcgacatatacatacttattgtttttgaatattgttttaaattattatttaccaCGTTCTGTGATTCGGTCATGGTCTTTTTAAGTCGTCGATTTGCTTATGCAAATCATTGACTGAAATACCGGACGAGCTGGCCGCCACAACCTGTGCAAGGTCCTTGGGGCAGAGGCGTGGTTAGCCGTAAGTGAATGGGCTTACATGCAGACGAATCGTAGCACAGTTCTAGCAAGTTAAAGTTACTCTGCATGTACTATGTTCATAGCTATGGGGGTAAATACCAACTTCACTGTCGCCTTCACACTGAATGGAGTACCGACAACATTGTCGGGTTAGTTGCCCTACCTCTTTCAAGGACACGTGCCACAGGAAGTTCAAAGAGTTTAAGGCGAAAGTCCGACAACCGGAAAAATCAATAATGCCGTACATATACACAGGGTACACATGCACATGAAAATGACTGCCATAGCACGTGTCAGCTTATAAGGGGGCAGGATCCATTAAAAATTACCTCGCGGGACTGGACGAATATCGCGTGATTTTCATGGAAAACCCGCTGCAATTGGTTGCTGGCTTTGAGAGTGTGGGAGCTTTTTTACCATTGTTTGATCGATGTCTGGACTCCATTAACCGGGTTGTTGTTCTACGTTCGTGCCATCAAGACATTGCGAGTTGACTTAGTCCCGCGATTCCCACACCAATTCAACGGGTGGCAATGGCAATTGATGTGGAATTTCAATATTAACATTTGACATAATTCTTATTTACTTATGTATGTTTACCAGGCTGCATGACCTTCGTGCCCGAGTGGCTTTTGATAACGATTTACGATAATGCCGGAatgtccttttttttgtagGTAGAGGTAGAATTGGgctaaattatttaagaatgtAGGTTTTGTgtccaattaaaaaaaaaattttaagtgTTAAAAGCTCATAATTCAAGACATTTGTGTTTACCGTAATACGTTTCAgttcgttttttttaatacacaaaaaaaaaaaaaaataccataCAAATTAATATCTGCCATATTATAAACGTACGCATATTTCTTACTGATAATATTTCGTTTTCCACAGAATGtgttaaatgcattttgtatacatcatttatttttaataatttgttttaattacgaGGAAAAACACAAGCATACAAATCCTTATCTAACTTTTGACGTCAATTATCAACAGTATTGACCCCATATTCCGAGAAGGTGAATCAGAAATATTATCAAATTTCACGGAACAGGCCATCTTGAATGTCAGAGGTCCTCCGCCCGGAAGGTGAAAGCTGCTCCGGAATGCTGAGCACGAAGCCAGTGAGTCACGGCATTGAGACTCTGCCAGAGTGGAAATTAATGGCACAACAAATGCCGTCGCAGGATATTATCCTTTTCCAGGAATCGTACGCTGATTCAGACCAACCTCATGGGTGGAAGGAAGGGGGGTCAAAAATGGATGGGTCccagccacacacacagatagtAAGTGCTCCATGCTGTTTCATTcataaaagctgaaaaagCTTTTCGGAAGCGGTCGCTCGTGGAGATGAGTCACAAGTGAAATACACTGAGACAAATAAGCTCGACTATGACAGTTAGGTgttcatattttcataattaataaaccataattaaactttttgtaaatttatttaatttgaagaaaaaaacgactagtaaacaaaaaaacttttgcctaTTTAAGCAAAGCTTATTAGTATTC is part of the Drosophila yakuba strain Tai18E2 chromosome 2R, Prin_Dyak_Tai18E2_2.1, whole genome shotgun sequence genome and encodes:
- the LOC6529462 gene encoding phenoloxidase-activating factor 2 isoform X1 yields the protein MGSIVATAAILLVCVLLNEACNHCVPMEGCLILKKITVCKNNEVYCDVTVGMIHSPVGTHGQPDSWSEEERVPIMYWPPKAYFAQQNNIPPKADIPIAAVAPSGNNVPTEICVPMDQCLIRKNVNVCQYNQVCCEVLIESSFSEEEAPSNIPFKANIPPTVLVPTAPQNNTSIEDGIPTTYWPPKAFPQNNVSIEALTPKDFEPKTNDDGDDKQPKPGQYPWVVAIIYKGVYWAGGSLIHPKVVLTAAHITLNIVANETVVRAGEFDMNSTNEPFQHEERNVERFLRHEGFVYETGANDLALIFVKTSFELKDHIGVISLPNPQTSFEGRRCTAVGWEKESSQQRNFAGIMRQVELPIVDRATCEDQFKKTKMGRNFHLAQSLICAGGERDRDICFGSGGSALFCPLGGDTPHAYVQVGIVVWGMECGINDIPGTYTNVATFKSWIDQRLIFVG
- the LOC6529462 gene encoding phenoloxidase-activating factor 2 isoform X2, which codes for MGSIVATAAILLVCVLLNEACNHCVPMEGCLILKKITVCKNNEVYCDVTMIHSPVGTHGQPDSWSEEERVPIMYWPPKAYFAQQNNIPPKADIPIAAVAPSGNNVPTEICVPMDQCLIRKNVNVCQYNQVCCEVLIESSFSEEEAPSNIPFKANIPPTVLVPTAPQNNTSIEDGIPTTYWPPKAFPQNNVSIEALTPKDFEPKTNDDGDDKQPKPGQYPWVVAIIYKGVYWAGGSLIHPKVVLTAAHITLNIVANETVVRAGEFDMNSTNEPFQHEERNVERFLRHEGFVYETGANDLALIFVKTSFELKDHIGVISLPNPQTSFEGRRCTAVGWEKESSQQRNFAGIMRQVELPIVDRATCEDQFKKTKMGRNFHLAQSLICAGGERDRDICFGSGGSALFCPLGGDTPHAYVQVGIVVWGMECGINDIPGTYTNVATFKSWIDQRLIFVG
- the LOC6529461 gene encoding myosin heavy chain isoform X3, producing MDRQGVYSSSWPIAEASEDQQQLMVSTPQLCTHRKTVASLKVFTIVMLHSWRQRRKEVRELQDMVQRLQDNSMKTKNQLHVYGTLVRVEEKRNRELQIKLKQSTMSIDQVRSSCESLVNSVRDLTTEKIRLQTDLDQRSQKYDDLEKMSNNTKRLLSTAYMEQSYLQKQLISEQRIRRKLQEEKEQLIQEVVLAESREAKYRQVRDWYQHQLDEKKECIHIMRRRMALLEEKLRDIKEFIKTSSDMVECRD
- the LOC6529463 gene encoding phenoloxidase-activating factor 2, which gives rise to MGHCWAIGTLLLASLLMGNACRHFCVSENLCLYEEPIFDYRSSNCGSNQVCCAVLRENFYEVQKPGSPISIKPNGPKDNEAVTNINHKQPSTSRGPAEKRPNINTRISFNQGEQVLINDKRWKQAENRPNDNTANHFIQGGQTPVTSTNLPIASQGLGIQHYGGYSTANVKPFTEVENRSSAYTPNNLFPGEQTPVTDTNLPVASQGLGNNHYGGYPTTNVGNLQSLSTDCGMSNPNGLQITEEVTLDQARPAQYPWAVALFHKGQYLAGGSLITPDIVLTVAHRLVAVKNSLLARAGDWDLNSDQESFVSEQREVVRTVIHEGFIFSTGANNLALLFLKSPFKLSDHIRTICLPSPSKSFEGRRCTVAGWGKIKFEDQTYSSVLKAVEVPIVNRANCEKQLRKTRLGVNYRLPENIICAGGEIGRDSCTGDGGSALFCETGEENSGIYEQAGIVNFGIGCAQGNIPATYTEVSKFFYWIKEKTLPFNYRSA
- the LOC6529461 gene encoding uncharacterized protein LOC6529461 isoform X2, whose amino-acid sequence is MDRQGVYSSSWPIAEASEDQQQLMVSTPQLCTHRKTVASLKVFTIVMLHSWRQRRKEVRELQDMVQRLQDNSMKTKNQLHVYGTLVRVEEKRNRELQIKLKQSTMSIDQVRSSCESLVNSVRDLTTEKIRLQTDLDQRSQKYDDLEKMSNNTKRLLSTAYMEQSYLQKQLISEQRIRRKLQEEKEQLIQEVVLAESREAKYRQVRDWYQHQLDEKKECIHIMRRRMALLEEKLRDIKDALVSSVTPSIGHKPQTNDVHRGQTRAEQPHATWHRPDTGPAPPALHLANPLPEHPAPPCIWWTAAQWLWFRLE
- the LOC6529461 gene encoding myosin heavy chain isoform X4; the encoded protein is MDRQGVYSSSWPIAEASEDQQQLMVSTPQLCTHRKTVASLKVFTIVMLHSWRQRRKEVRELQDMVQRLQDNSMKTKNQLHVYGTLVRVEEKRNRELQIKLKQSTMSIDQVRSSCESLVNSVRDLTTEKIRLQTDLDQRSQKYDDLEKMSNNTKRLLSTAYMEQSYLQKQLISEQRIRRKLQEEKEQLIQEVVLAESREAKYRQVRDWYQHQLDEKKECIHIMRRRMALLEEKLRDIKENSNDFTT
- the LOC6529461 gene encoding myosin heavy chain isoform X1; the protein is MDRQGVYSSSWPIAEASEDQQQLMVSTPQLCTHRKTVASLKVFTIVMLHSWRQRRKEVRELQDMVQRLQDNSMKTKNQLHVYGTLVRVEEKRNRELQIKLKQSTMSIDQVRSSCESLVNSVRDLTTEKIRLQTDLDQRSQKYDDLEKMSNNTKRLLSTAYMEQSYLQKQLISEQRIRRKLQEEKEQLIQEVVLAESREAKYRQVRDWYQHQLDEKKECIHIMRRRMALLEEKLRDIKDRTGELDQMRESAQQMSNEITELRQEINQSRTSFFSVLGDSSSRQSLKRLQGHMISSFQRNETWTKLRRCTFNVMYLICLYLLPGMPVNHHKK